In Clupea harengus chromosome 12, Ch_v2.0.2, whole genome shotgun sequence, the sequence TGTGGTTCCTGTTCCAAGGTTTTCCCATAAGCGTTCTGATTTAAGTTTCCAATGCCTTAAGTAGGTGCTGTTTTAATCCAAACATTTCTGTGTTCTTTTTACCCTGTTAATTGAATCATATGTTGAATAAATTGGGATGTGTCGGTGAAGTATGACTATAACCAGAGCAGTGGGTCAAGTGTAGATTGATTAAGTTATTGAAGAATCGAAAAGCATAGAAGACCTAGTAGACGGTCAGTGGTAAATCAAGGTGTCTTTTCAGAGTAGGTCTTTGAGGCAGAGATGTCCATGATTCGCCTCATTGAAAATGAAGCCTTTAAATACACCGTTACCTGGAAAGAACTCAAAAGGTAATGGGGAAACCTAGCAATGTTGTGCTAACATCAGTGAGATTGTTGTAATGAATTGCACTTGTAATCAATCTTGAATATCTGTTTATAGTGCAGAGATGATAAATTTGTGAATAATGCAAGTTTGTACATGAAAGGATGGCGGTGGGGTGTAATATATTCTGTCTGTTCTTTGGCAGAAATACTCTGTGCTCCTCTGCCTCATTTTCCCTCAGTTGAGTTTAAAGAGTTATCAGGTCTTTGTGAAGAGAAATACCATTTAAAAGCGTATGTAGCTGTGTATGAGTTACTGATTTACCTCATGGAAAGTAATTCATTACTGTGAGTAATTTCAGGAGAGCACATGTTTACTCCGTTCCTTTAAATACTGACCGTATCATTAGCAGACCACTGTCTCTGTTATTTCGagttgtgtcttgtgttgtaTTAAAGTTGAGGACGTTTTGAAAGGTTTTTAAGTgatgtttttttaaacagcagttcatttttttttcttttttttcttttgcaatgaaAACAAGGAAAGAGTTGGTTTACAGTGCCAGTGCAagaaacattttatttgctACATATTTACACCCCATTGTACAATGCATATTTTCAGTTGAAACATTAAAAATGACAAACTTTTGCTGGTCAGTGCAGCAATTTCAAACATTtatgtttacttttttttcataattttcacgtcaaagtgtgtgtgtgtgtgtgtttgtgatggtttGCTTGGGTGCTTAATTCGTGCacattttatttccatattTAGCTGAAGCCCAGGCTACaatttgctgtgagtgtgtgtgtgtgtgagagagagatagagagagaaaaaacgatTCATATAGCACTCCACTAGTACGCACTTATCTACAGTTATGTGCATGTCGAATACATTTCTGTGCACAAGCAGGCTGTCAATCCTCTCTCTTCCAGCAGAGGAAGCTGTTAGTACTGACTCCGTGCCCGTCCGCTGGCGTGTAGGATACGGAGCAAGATCTCTGCCGGAGACGGGCCCATCAGTGTTGCGTTCTGCTCGCTCAAAGGTCTACTTTTGCCCTCTTCCTGACAGGCTGGGTCCAGAACACAGCTCTCTGAAGACACACGTTTTAAAAATTCAGACAAGGACTAAGATTATAAAGAAAAGCATTTTTCACATCTCATTGAGATGTACAACTTGTCACCAGGAGCTGTTTGATAAGAGTACTTAAAGCTGCAAGAGAAACCTGCATCCCCTCAAATAATTTGCTGGAAATATGTCCATGTTTGGCCATTTCTTGATTAGCGTACCACAAAACCCTGTTTAAAAGTTGTTCATAATTTAGTCTCTCAAAGAGTATGTTTACATGCCAGAATTTCAAATGATTCACTTGACAAGGCTAAACCTATTGCATTTTGACACCGTCATGTAGCCTAAGTTATTGTAAGCCAACAATTTGTAAAAATGCTTTTCAATCCATAAATCATTGGACAATCACAGACTCACCAGCGTCGCAGCAGATCCCTGGCGCTGCGCAGTGACCGTCCTCGGAACCACATGGCTTCCCGCCGGCTTCACACGGGGATGGAAGGTAGTCCTCCTCCACACAAGATGCAGCCTCCGGGGAGCCAACATAGCAGCCCATCTCGTCCCCGCAGCAGATGCTCGGGCCAAAACAACGGCCCCTCTCCCCGGGGCCACAGGCCATACACTGAGTTAAAAAATGGATGCAGTGAAAACTTAGTGATCCGTTAAGTTTTAAAAGCTAGATGATAACACACCCCACTGCCTCTCGTTTCTTCtcccccgtctctctttctctccctgtcacttGCACTCACTCGTCACTCATtcacaaaaatgaatgaaatgtccAGCTTGGttatttacattagattagGTAGGCCTACAATAAAAACCGAACATAGATTGACAGAAGGAGTGGTTGAATTCAATATTTGAAACACTGACCTTGAGATTCAGTCATGTAGATAACCTTTGTAAATTATGGAGTCTCACTTTTAATAGGCGTTAAAAGTTTCTCACCTGTCGGGGAAGTTGATCCGGGAATGAGCGCTTTCCACCTCGGGGGCAGTTCTGGATGTAACAGGCTGAGGACAACGACAAAAGACCAAGAACACAGAGCAGCTGCAGTCCGAAATCGCTCATTTTGACAGAAGCAAACaagtgtcctctctctcaacctTGCCGAAGTAGGATATTTCTTCTGGCTGTCTCTTCTCACTCGACTGCTGCTTCAGAGCCGTCCGCTATTTATATGAAACTTGGAGCACCTCTAGCAGCGGATGATGCTCCTCTTCAACGTCATCTTGTTTGTTCCCTCTGCCCACACCCCATCGTCACTTTTTCACGACCCCAGTGTCACTCTCCTTAGGATCAAAAGTTAATATCCTTAAAACAATTAAGTAGCCTATGCGTGCCGTCAACACGTTGTGTTGCAACCTCGTAATTGCTCATTAgtgacaacaaaaaaacatctggCCATGTATAATGTGGAACTACAAGGTAGGCCTTAAATTCGCAGCTGTATTAATATTATTTGATCTCTCTCGATTCTAATAACTTGGTCTCCCACACTCTTGAACACCTTTACATGCCAGGTGGAAGCTATAGCCTACTGTAAAAATCGGAAATAGCCTCAACTCTTACACCAAGCGCACCTTCAATTATAAAGGGGGGTTCTTTGCGAGTGGTGTGAAAAACAAGATGTACAAGATTAATGCAGTCTACCTGTTCCAAAATCCAAAAAAgaactaaataaaataatatggaACGGGATTGTGGACTGGACCACAGATTTATGAAACCAGTGTGGAAGTCGGTGCATATCAACAAGTAACTGATGATGTTCATCAGATGAACCACAGGGAAAGGcgaggaaagggaaagggacGGAGGTCAAACAGAGCAAGCAGCTGCATCAGAAACGACACATCTTGCCTGAACATCACCAATAAGCGACAGCAGTCTGTGTGcagaagtattttttttactgttattTACCGCAGAGCGCCCACTAATTGGTTTGAATATTTATGGATTAGGGCTAAACCACCAATAGATATGCAAGGCAGCAGGCAGGTGGTTGCAGTGTCTCGAACAGCAGCCTGCAAAGAGAAGAATTTGAGAACTACAGGCTCTTTTTCATCCACATCAAATTCAGCAGTGACACCACATGATTTCCAGAGTGATTGGATAACATGACAAATTCATGATCTCATGCTGTGGAGatattctttgtttctttggcTGTACAATACCCCTGTTGTGTAACAGTTCTCACCATCATGTGCATTGCATGACATGTACTCTGCATGGCATGTCCATTCGAATGACGTGCATACTATGTGCAATACAATTTAGTATAAATTTGAAGACAACAACTATCCCAGTGAGAGACTGATTAGGCAGTGTGATGCCGCTAAGAGGCAAGCTGACATTTCCCTATGAATTCTGAGGTACGGAAAGTCAGGCATTTTTAATTCATAGTAAATTAGTCACAAATCAGTGTCAAAATCCGTGGTGGTACATATGTCAAACCATTGCTGGAATAATAAAGCTTTCATTTAGATGCTAGTTAACACAATTAGTTCAAGGCAATGATAAAAAGCCACCAACAAAGATGAACACAATCAAGGGCAAGGGGTCAATCTTCTTAATGCTGCACAACAGCTTCAGGAACAGAGTCTgcctgcagggtgtgtgtgtgtgtttgtgtgtgtgtgtgtgtgtgtgtgcgtgaaagagagagagatatatatgtgtgcaggtgtgtggtgtgtagaggTGGGTGGGAGCAAGTGTATCAAAGAACATGCTGTTTCCTCAAACCATAAAGACCTCTGACATCACATTTAAGGCATCTTGTGGCAGGGAAACTGCAGAGGATAACATcatgtgtgatgatgtcatgacTCACTCTCAGCAGAGGCATAGCCTTGAAAGACATTCAGCGTTTACAAAACCATCAACATCGACAAGACATTAGAGAAAGGCAaccatctgtccttcacatgaccatatgctatcaaaatgtatttgaggaTGGTATCAAAAcgagttgcctataaaaccatacctcaaaaagtttcaaattgttgcatagtgttactttaatgtaAAAATTGAGAAGTGTACCACTCTTTAATGATTTTCTCACTTTGTCTCATCTGTGATGGCTCTATCAAGGCTGTGGTGGCCAATGTAAGGAGCCATGGATTGTGTTCCCAATAAAGACTTCCTTTATCATTAGACACCGCTTACTAACAGCCTTCAGAAATCAGCCTTCAGAGGTTGTCCTCAAATGTTGGGTTTTATTTGACAGGGAGCCCAAGCAAAAAGACCATCATTATAAGAAGAAATAATTTAGCTTAAACAAACCCATTGACCGTTTCACC encodes:
- the LOC105892236 gene encoding vasopressin-neurophysin 2-copeptin; this encodes MSDFGLQLLCVLGLLSLSSACYIQNCPRGGKRSFPDQLPRQCMACGPGERGRCFGPSICCGDEMGCYVGSPEAASCVEEDYLPSPCEAGGKPCGSEDGHCAAPGICCDAESCVLDPACQEEGKSRPLSEQNATLMGPSPAEILLRILHASGRARSQY